The nucleotide window CACTACAGTATCGCTTTCTCTATAATTTATCATGGCATAAATTCTTAGGTAAACTGCAAATAAAAGTATCCGATCGTAGCTGcacttaagttttaaataatagcaacatttaacattttatttatatccatACGATTCAAGATCATTATGATATCATCTCAACCCACAAACAGGCTTAAAGCGAGatcatttctttatttctcaGGTTTTTCTGTGACTTTTAATGTATATGGGTTTAATAATCTTCATGGAACAATTTGAATTGtagattacaattatttctgATTCAAATGCACGTATAAAATGTTTCTGTTTTCGTTATATATTAACACCTATGATTGACAAACATTGtactagaatatttttatattcataaaaataaataatattattaattagactaaatctcatattttaaaacaaaatatggcaaaacaaatatataaaacatatataatatagatatattaaaaaaaaaatacgccatggctataaaaatatttaatcacgtTCCTAGAAGATAAaatgagtaaatttttaaagaagcCTTTATATCGTAGGCATGTACATACAGTAGCTATGTAGAACATGAGTTTgacatcattaaaaataacttaacttattattatcacattatgttaatgttcttattatatgactttgtaaaaattaatatgacatttgcatgcatGCATGACTGATTATGCGGATTTTTCTAGTTGATCGATgtaattgtaccactatcttggcaaataaacaatttatttatttaaactgtgtTAAATGTCTGTTAGAAGACTTTCCCATGTTTAGTAAATCAAAACGAGCATTGTAGTCGGTGAAAGCTGTATATTATGCAATATCTGTGATGTGATATCACATGTATGCAAACTTCTTTGTTtcttacattacattattacgTTACATTTGTAACGTTTATTAGATTAAGAAGTAGAAGTCATTTATGTTGCGAATTTTATGATAGAAAtagggtatttttttataaaataggggGGAATGCTTACGGGACACCCATTAAAGGCGGTCACTGCAGCTCGTGATCACCAGTTTAAACACACCCAGAGTTGAGACTCAGAGCTGCGTTATTTAATCTCTTTAAAAAACTAGATAGGCATACAAATCTCAACCCATAGGATAAgatcaatgaaaaatataacacatACGTAAATAAAGTATGTAGTTAATCTTTGTATTGCGAAAgtcaattatatttcaaaactcgatttattatttacgcgGATAATCGCATAATGAGATACGATCGGCAAAAGGTAAAATCGATAATTTTTCATTGGAATGGCGCGTACGCCCCGATATATTTCATACGAACACGAACAATTCAACTTGATGATGGGTTTGTGACTTATCTTGtcacttttatttttcataacattaaacctttcatttattattaagtatgtatcatattaaatctttttatgtcCAATACAaatgttgtatattatgtgtaaagttcgaaaatatattatttaacagaaATACATGtctatagtatataataacgtCGGAACGTCGCATCGATCGCATGCCGACGTTTTCCGACTTCAGCCGGTCATTGACGCGTCAGCTGTCAGTTGTCACTACGTCCGTATAGGCTTACGTCAGTATTTGTTAGCTATTAGCTAGTCGAAATAAAACACGTCAGTTTTACgatttattatgaatgaaaatcatatttaaattattattttgcgcTAATAAAAGGTAGTATAGTACTattgcatttaattataacagatTATCCATTGTAATCAAGGATACTTAAGGTAAAATAACCATGTAATTTTTCCACTTGTTGTAATTgaacatttgtaaatatttaatgcattataatatgtttaatttttaactttacagtataaaattacaatgaaGAGGATGGTTTTAAGTGTATAcattagtgttatttttttcacttcGGTACTTTGTACTGTACAGCCTCCAAACATAAACCCTGGAATATTAAGCCAGTCTAAATCACTCGGCGAGTGTCAATCGTGTAGGTTATTTATAGAATCATTCAAAGCGGGATTAGATAGAACAACCCGGGGAAAATATGAAGGAGGAGATACTGCTTGGGaggaagaaaaattaaaaaaatcatacaaacGAAGTGAGATGCGATTGGTAGATATTCAAGAAGGACTATGTAAAGAGTCAAAACACTCAATTCAATGCCATCATATAGCCGAAAAAGCTGAAGAGTTTATTGAAGAGTGGTGGGCACAAGATCCTGATGAATctgatgatttatttaaatatatatgtatagacaAGTTACAAGTATGCTGCCCCAAACACCATTTTGGCAAAGATTGCACACCTTGTCCAGGTGATCATGATAATTTATGCAGTGGCAATGGAAAATGTAGGGGTGATGGTACTCGGAAAGGGAATGGTACATGCCTATGTGATCCTGGCTATATGGGAGAGAACTGTAACCAATGTTCTTCTGGCTACTATTTGTCTTACAAGGATGACAACAAAATGTTGTGTTCTGTTTGCCATCGTTCCTGTATGGGTGGGTGTCGTGGAGGCACAGCCAAAGACTGTGTGGCTTGTAAATCTGGATATGTTTTTGATTCAGAAGAAGGTTGCGTTGATATAAATGAGTGTGATGACTTAAAGAGATGTAACGCAGGCCAATTTTGTGAAAATAGATTAGGCT belongs to Pieris rapae chromosome 2, ilPieRapa1.1, whole genome shotgun sequence and includes:
- the LOC123689093 gene encoding cysteine-rich with EGF-like domain protein 2 isoform X2, which translates into the protein MKRMVLSVYISVIFFTSVLCTVQPPNINPGILSQSKSLGECQSCRLFIESFKAGLDRTTRGKYEGGDTAWEEEKLKKSYKRSEMRLVDIQEGLCKESKHSIQCHHIAEKAEEFIEEWWAQDPDESDDLFKYICIDKLQVCCPKHHFGKDCTPCPGDHDNLCSGNGKCRGDGTRKGNGTCLCDPGYMGENCNQCSSGYYLSYKDDNKMLCSVCHRSCMGGCRGGTAKDCVACKSGYVFDSEEGCVDINECDDLKRCNAGQFCENRLGSYACIACDKSCNGCHGDGPDLCRKCAKGYSKKGELCIADREDEDQSETLTTTRKEEL
- the LOC123689093 gene encoding cysteine-rich with EGF-like domain protein 2 isoform X1, coding for MKRMVLSVYISVIFFTSVLCTVQPPNINPGILSQSKSLGECQSCRLFIESFKAGLDRTTRGKYEGGDTAWEEEKLKKSYKRSEMRLVDIQEGLCKESKHSIQCHHIAEKAEEFIEEWWAQDPDESDDLFKYICIDKLQVCCPKHHFGKDCTPCPGDHDNLCSGNGKCRGDGTRKGNGTCLCDPGYMGENCNQCSSGYYLSYKDDNKMLCSVCHRSCMGGCRGGTAKDCVACKSGYVFDSEEGCVDINECDDLKRCNAGQFCENRLGSYACIACDKSCNGCHGDGPDLCRKCAKGYSKKGELCIADREDEDQSETLTTTRYITYIGLLIATVILLPKSPSLGGIVGIMVISYIVGAEYYCMINGHAGLVNMKDFDLMQLFRT